One Chordicoccus furentiruminis DNA window includes the following coding sequences:
- a CDS encoding sugar ABC transporter ATP-binding protein produces the protein MNEVLFETKGVGKIYGTNTVLHDIDMQIHSGEVIGLIGENGAGKSTLMKLISGVEKPSMGEMFYMGKPYSASSIIQANHQGVGMVFQEQSLVANLTIAQNIYLGREKKYSKGGIVSWSKMNRDAKEALKRVDLNVDPARKVRDINMATREMVEIAKVLDAVTEVADGHAIILLDEPTTVLSDDEIKEMYVQIRKMKEAGNGIVFISHHLDEILAITDTIYVFKDGAETATLPTKGADLNLLYEKMVGRNTTGEFYVEDRQTKPGEKILLEVQDLSLFGAFQHISFQLHEGEVLSLAGLDGSGIEDVCACLVGQVAPTAGKIFVEGKERKFSNSCQARKAGILSVPKERRDEGIIGIMSIEDNITISSYDHLKKHGFLSGREIRRTANRWIKEADIKCTGPTERIAQLSGGNAQKAIIARAIESNCKILILNHPTRGVDVGAKQEIYRLVRDMTGQGHAIIVLGDTLDECLGLASRVIVLRDGEISGSFDCPVFEKPSQQEVVQFMM, from the coding sequence ATGAACGAAGTTCTGTTTGAAACGAAAGGCGTGGGAAAGATTTACGGCACCAACACGGTGCTTCACGATATCGATATGCAGATTCACAGCGGGGAAGTGATCGGGCTGATCGGGGAAAACGGCGCGGGAAAGTCAACGCTGATGAAACTGATAAGCGGTGTTGAGAAGCCGTCCATGGGAGAGATGTTCTACATGGGGAAACCTTATTCCGCTTCTTCCATCATTCAGGCAAACCATCAGGGTGTCGGAATGGTCTTTCAGGAGCAGTCGCTGGTTGCCAATCTGACCATTGCGCAGAATATCTATCTTGGCCGTGAAAAAAAGTATTCAAAGGGAGGCATCGTCAGCTGGTCGAAGATGAACCGGGATGCGAAGGAAGCGCTGAAACGGGTCGATCTTAATGTCGATCCTGCCAGAAAAGTCAGGGACATCAATATGGCGACCCGGGAAATGGTGGAGATTGCCAAGGTTCTTGATGCGGTGACGGAGGTGGCAGACGGCCACGCGATCATTCTGCTCGATGAGCCGACAACTGTTCTGTCCGACGATGAAATCAAGGAGATGTATGTTCAGATCAGAAAGATGAAGGAAGCCGGAAATGGCATCGTGTTCATCTCCCATCATCTGGATGAGATTCTGGCTATCACGGATACCATCTATGTATTCAAGGACGGAGCGGAAACGGCCACGCTGCCGACGAAAGGCGCAGACCTGAATCTTCTTTATGAAAAAATGGTCGGACGCAACACTACAGGAGAATTTTATGTCGAGGACAGGCAGACAAAACCGGGTGAGAAGATTCTGCTCGAGGTGCAGGATCTGAGCCTGTTCGGCGCTTTTCAGCATATATCTTTCCAGCTGCATGAAGGGGAGGTCCTTTCTCTCGCCGGTCTGGACGGTTCCGGAATTGAGGATGTCTGTGCCTGTCTGGTCGGTCAGGTGGCCCCGACGGCCGGGAAAATATTCGTGGAAGGAAAGGAAAGGAAATTTTCCAATTCCTGTCAGGCCAGAAAAGCCGGGATCCTCTCAGTGCCAAAAGAGCGTCGGGATGAAGGAATCATCGGTATCATGTCAATTGAGGACAACATCACCATTTCCAGCTATGATCATCTCAAGAAGCACGGGTTCCTTTCGGGAAGGGAAATCAGACGAACGGCAAACCGCTGGATCAAGGAAGCGGACATAAAATGCACCGGGCCTACCGAGCGAATTGCGCAGCTCTCCGGCGGCAATGCGCAGAAGGCGATCATTGCCAGAGCCATTGAAAGCAACTGCAAGATCCTGATTCTGAATCATCCGACGCGGGGAGTCGATGTCGGTGCGAAGCAGGAGATTTACCGCCTTGTCCGGGATATGACCGGGCAGGGACATGCCATCATTGTACTGGGAGATACCCTTGACGAGTGCCTGGGGCTGGCCAGCCGGGTCATCGTTCTTCGAGACGGCGAAATCAGTGGGTCTTTTGATTGCCCTGTATTTGAGAAGCCTTCGCAGCAGGAAGTCGTTCAGTTCATGATGTGA